A region of Solibacillus isronensis DNA encodes the following proteins:
- the ruvB gene encoding Holliday junction branch migration DNA helicase RuvB, whose product MSDRVLSGEATDAEQQFELSLRPQRLAQYIGQDKVKENLKIFIEAAKLRQESLDHVLLYGPPGLGKTTLAIVIANEMDVNVKMTSGPAIERPGDLAAILSSLEAGDVLFIDEIHRLPRAIEEVLYSAMEDFCLDIVVGKGPEARSIRLELPPFTLVGATTRAGALSAPLRDRFGVLSRLEYYDEQSLAEIVVRSGELFGVTLDKHAAFEIARRSRGTPRIANRLLKRVRDYAQVLADGIVSTSLAEQALELLQVDPRGLDHIDHKLMQSMIERFGGGPVGLDALAASIGEERITIEDVYEPYLLQIGFIQRTPRGRIATNLCYDHFGYPPTQNE is encoded by the coding sequence ATGTCAGACCGTGTACTTTCTGGTGAAGCAACAGATGCCGAGCAGCAGTTTGAGCTATCTTTAAGACCACAGCGTCTAGCGCAATACATAGGCCAGGATAAAGTGAAAGAAAACCTGAAAATCTTTATCGAAGCCGCTAAGCTACGTCAGGAAAGTCTTGACCATGTTCTCCTTTATGGTCCACCAGGTTTAGGGAAGACGACGTTAGCGATTGTCATTGCAAATGAGATGGATGTTAATGTTAAGATGACGAGCGGTCCTGCGATAGAGCGACCTGGGGATTTGGCAGCGATTTTAAGCTCCCTTGAAGCAGGAGATGTACTTTTTATCGATGAAATTCATCGCCTGCCTAGAGCGATTGAAGAAGTGCTTTATTCGGCAATGGAAGATTTCTGTCTTGATATCGTTGTCGGTAAAGGCCCTGAAGCCCGTTCGATCCGATTGGAATTGCCGCCATTTACACTCGTCGGTGCAACAACGAGAGCGGGTGCTTTATCTGCTCCACTTCGTGACCGTTTTGGTGTATTATCCCGTCTGGAATATTATGATGAACAGTCTCTCGCTGAGATTGTTGTCCGTTCCGGCGAATTATTCGGTGTTACGCTTGATAAGCATGCGGCATTTGAAATTGCCCGCAGGTCCCGAGGCACACCTCGTATTGCAAATCGATTGTTAAAACGTGTCCGTGACTATGCACAAGTATTGGCAGATGGCATTGTTTCCACAAGTCTGGCTGAGCAGGCATTAGAACTGCTTCAAGTCGATCCTCGTGGACTGGATCATATCGATCATAAACTGATGCAGTCAATGATTGAACGATTCGGCGGGGGACCTGTCGGATTGGATGCATTAGCGGCATCGATCGGGGAAGAGCGCATTACGATTGAAGATGTTTATGAACCGTATTTACTGCAAATCGGATTTATCCAACGAACACCACGCGGCCGAATTGCAACAAATCTATGTTACGACCATTTCGGTTATCCACCGACACAAAATGAATAG
- the ruvA gene encoding Holliday junction branch migration protein RuvA encodes MYDYLKGQVTRVTPEYIVLEQQGIGWMLYTPNPFAFRTSASEQQIYVSLQVREDAQNLYGFNSLEQRELFKKLIQVSGIGPKGALAILASGNPTSVIQAIEMEDEAFLIRFPGVGKKTARQMILDLKGKLDMLLDHVELPSAENELPLFGVNPNEHELQEAMLALVALGYSEKELDKIRPQLSEDEKLTTTDAYIKQALKLLLKLK; translated from the coding sequence ATGTATGATTATTTAAAAGGACAGGTTACTAGGGTTACACCAGAATATATTGTATTAGAGCAACAAGGTATTGGCTGGATGCTTTATACACCAAATCCATTTGCATTCCGTACATCTGCAAGTGAACAGCAAATCTATGTGTCATTGCAAGTGCGTGAAGATGCCCAAAATTTATATGGATTTAATAGTTTGGAGCAACGTGAGTTATTTAAAAAACTGATTCAAGTATCAGGCATCGGTCCAAAAGGTGCACTTGCTATTTTAGCGAGCGGTAATCCAACTTCAGTCATCCAGGCAATTGAAATGGAAGATGAAGCATTTTTAATCCGCTTCCCAGGTGTTGGGAAGAAAACAGCGCGTCAAATGATACTCGATTTAAAAGGGAAGCTGGACATGCTGCTTGATCACGTCGAGTTACCGAGCGCCGAAAATGAACTGCCATTATTTGGAGTGAATCCGAATGAGCATGAGTTGCAGGAAGCAATGCTGGCACTTGTCGCATTAGGCTATTCAGAAAAAGAATTAGATAAAATCAGACCGCAATTAAGTGAAGACGAAAAGTTAACGACGACAGACGCCTATATTAAACAGGCATTAAAGCTGTTGTTGAAATTGAAATAA
- a CDS encoding phosphotransferase, with the protein MKYYENGFVAQKVKAIHRELENIQFPYHIPLVENEEPHIIKQFWFEGKSAEYKRFEHQQLSLHAIEKLHETNEVIPWAETGILSTYQLQEKWTRRFERFINHEKELRRLLKSNYDILVNHASYALGLMAQITVPSEKQTILHGDVVHHNVMLRGEDVKLIDFDLASLGEASDEIILWLHRVLPHVQYEVQPLVNDHHYLHKAQEKLHYLFFPNEILRECLFYLKLSDRQKLSCYPFIQSIVYDWMKNYDSFARQIDTLQN; encoded by the coding sequence ATGAAGTACTATGAGAATGGTTTTGTTGCGCAGAAAGTTAAAGCGATTCATCGAGAGCTTGAAAATATACAATTTCCATATCATATTCCACTTGTTGAAAATGAGGAGCCGCATATAATAAAGCAATTTTGGTTTGAGGGGAAGAGTGCGGAGTATAAACGTTTTGAACATCAGCAGCTTTCCCTCCATGCAATCGAAAAACTGCATGAAACAAATGAGGTCATTCCTTGGGCGGAAACGGGCATCTTGTCCACGTATCAATTACAGGAGAAGTGGACGAGGAGATTTGAGCGTTTTATCAATCATGAAAAAGAACTAAGACGTTTATTAAAAAGCAATTATGATATTTTAGTCAATCATGCTTCTTATGCCTTGGGTTTAATGGCTCAAATTACAGTTCCAAGTGAAAAGCAAACGATTTTACATGGGGATGTTGTTCATCATAATGTGATGCTACGTGGTGAAGACGTGAAACTTATTGATTTTGATTTAGCCTCTTTAGGAGAGGCGTCAGATGAAATTATTTTATGGCTTCATCGCGTATTGCCACATGTTCAGTATGAGGTCCAGCCACTTGTAAATGACCATCATTATTTGCATAAAGCGCAGGAAAAGCTTCATTATCTGTTTTTCCCGAATGAAATATTAAGGGAATGTCTATTCTATTTGAAACTCAGCGACCGGCAAAAGCTTTCCTGCTATCCGTTTATTCAATCGATTGTCTATGACTGGATGAAAAATTATGATTCTTTTGCAAGACAAATTGATACATTGCAAAACTAA
- a CDS encoding LysM peptidoglycan-binding domain-containing protein: MRVHIVQKGDTLWKIAKQYAVGFDELKRLNAHLANPDYIVPGMEIYLPDTTAKKEMPQPVKEQPKFVKEQPVPTPAPAPTPAPAPKKEMVKPAPAPAPAPAPMPMPMPQPQKPLWQGDIIYFQQPQPMPMPNWQTHVHVQPTFENTVTVPQPMPMPQQPVVQPPPQQPQQPIFIEQPQYIQPMPMPMPMPMPQMPVCPTCHHMPMPMPQMPVCPTCHHIPMPMPQMPGCSKCHQMAMESPMQMQPMPMPQMPGCSKCNQMAMESPMQMQPNMYMEQMPMSMPMQMQMQPIFHEESSLKRDHCQDKDHLVHQYYEEIDHMMRQPNPCCHPQMMPYQENNMPQMMPYTENTMPQMMPYPANQMPQMQPMPHPPKSCQ; this comes from the coding sequence GTGCGCGTTCATATTGTTCAAAAGGGAGACACTTTGTGGAAAATCGCGAAACAATACGCGGTTGGCTTTGATGAGTTAAAGCGATTAAATGCCCATTTAGCAAACCCTGACTATATTGTTCCGGGAATGGAAATCTATTTACCGGACACGACAGCGAAAAAAGAAATGCCACAGCCTGTGAAGGAACAGCCAAAGTTTGTTAAAGAGCAGCCGGTACCAACACCGGCCCCAGCGCCAACACCAGCGCCAGCGCCGAAAAAAGAAATGGTTAAGCCGGCCCCAGCGCCTGCTCCAGCCCCGGCTCCAATGCCGATGCCAATGCCACAGCCGCAAAAGCCGCTTTGGCAAGGGGATATTATTTATTTCCAGCAACCACAACCAATGCCAATGCCGAATTGGCAGACACATGTACATGTTCAGCCGACATTTGAAAATACGGTGACAGTACCGCAACCAATGCCGATGCCACAGCAACCGGTTGTTCAACCACCTCCGCAGCAACCACAGCAACCGATTTTTATCGAACAACCGCAATATATTCAGCCAATGCCGATGCCAATGCCAATGCCAATGCCACAAATGCCTGTGTGTCCGACGTGTCACCACATGCCAATGCCGATGCCACAAATGCCTGTGTGTCCAACGTGTCACCACATCCCAATGCCGATGCCACAAATGCCTGGATGTTCAAAATGTCATCAAATGGCAATGGAATCCCCAATGCAGATGCAACCAATGCCAATGCCGCAAATGCCTGGATGTTCAAAATGTAACCAAATGGCAATGGAATCCCCAATGCAAATGCAGCCAAATATGTATATGGAACAAATGCCGATGTCGATGCCTATGCAAATGCAGATGCAGCCAATTTTCCATGAAGAGTCATCATTAAAGAGAGATCATTGCCAGGATAAAGATCACCTAGTACACCAGTATTATGAAGAAATTGATCACATGATGCGTCAACCAAACCCTTGTTGTCACCCACAAATGATGCCGTACCAAGAAAATAATATGCCACAAATGATGCCGTATACAGAAAATACGATGCCACAAATGATGCCATATCCAGCAAATCAGATGCCACAAATGCAACCAATGCCACATCCGCCGAAATCATGTCAATAG
- a CDS encoding transcription repressor NadR, translating to MKKLLGEERRLELLALLKTAEQPMTGTDLAKHTNVSRQVIVNDMNLLKARNEPIVATSQGYIYMHNVQQTRLQRKIVCMHNPNEAKEELFILVDCGVTVESVIVEHPVYGEITASIMVSNRLEVEHFVKRVQETNALYLSALTDGTHLHVISSTSEESLNLAEEKLRQHGFLIEN from the coding sequence TTGAAGAAATTATTAGGTGAAGAACGACGTTTGGAATTGCTTGCATTGTTAAAAACTGCTGAACAGCCAATGACAGGTACAGATTTAGCGAAACATACAAATGTTTCCAGACAAGTCATCGTCAATGATATGAATTTATTGAAAGCACGAAATGAACCGATCGTAGCAACAAGCCAAGGATATATTTATATGCACAATGTCCAGCAAACACGCCTTCAGCGAAAAATTGTCTGTATGCACAATCCAAATGAAGCAAAAGAAGAACTTTTCATTTTGGTCGATTGTGGGGTTACGGTCGAAAGCGTTATTGTCGAACATCCTGTGTATGGAGAAATTACAGCTTCGATTATGGTATCTAACCGCTTGGAAGTCGAGCATTTTGTGAAACGCGTCCAGGAAACTAATGCATTGTATCTTTCTGCACTAACGGATGGTACACACTTACACGTCATTAGCTCGACTTCTGAAGAAAGCTTGAATCTGGCCGAAGAGAAATTACGCCAACACGGCTTTTTAATTGAAAACTAA
- a CDS encoding FtsW/RodA/SpoVE family cell cycle protein: protein MQSEKFLSKVTAFIRSKEAQVHVYDELKRHIEHSKNARIKKGYTPEEAERKAIEEMGSPSEIGKSMDKIHRPKIDWLLISLVAILLGASFIPILSFDSTIIFGTDMTDYFIRNKWLHLLFAVILTAALMYIDYRKLERFSLAIYIGALILLLILNYFPTAMVQGQSYLIVGPIQIQAWTVLPLLLIAWAGFFTQRKLKSWQLIVLFVLPLWFILSAPSLIVALIYAGVVTVLFFVSDYSAKTKIVTSIVVSGFIASSMFLIIPRLHDYQLVRLYAFLDPASYATTEGYVYLAVKNALNEAGWFGAETIRYIPEGHTDFALVLLIQKFGYIAGITIVSVLFAIAIRILWKVNRLTRSYGQMLVIGSVSFYCMQFVYSVAMILGWLPIIGLSLPFISYGFTPLLLNSFVIGIALSVYRRKTFIRSGIQRNHS, encoded by the coding sequence ATGCAGAGTGAAAAATTTTTAAGTAAAGTAACCGCCTTTATTCGTTCGAAGGAAGCTCAAGTTCATGTATATGACGAATTAAAGCGTCATATTGAACACTCGAAAAATGCAAGGATAAAAAAAGGATATACACCGGAAGAAGCCGAACGAAAAGCAATCGAAGAAATGGGATCGCCGTCCGAAATCGGGAAATCGATGGACAAAATTCACCGGCCGAAAATTGACTGGCTGCTGATTAGTTTAGTTGCCATTCTGTTAGGTGCAAGTTTTATCCCGATTTTATCATTTGACAGTACCATTATTTTTGGGACTGATATGACCGATTATTTTATACGAAATAAATGGCTGCACCTTTTATTTGCCGTAATATTGACTGCAGCACTAATGTATATCGATTATCGGAAGCTGGAGCGCTTCAGTCTAGCTATATATATAGGTGCCCTTATTTTGTTATTGATATTAAATTATTTTCCGACTGCTATGGTGCAAGGGCAAAGCTATTTAATAGTAGGACCGATTCAGATTCAAGCTTGGACCGTTTTACCGTTGCTGCTCATTGCTTGGGCGGGATTTTTTACGCAGAGAAAACTTAAAAGCTGGCAGTTAATCGTCTTATTTGTTTTGCCGTTATGGTTTATTTTAAGTGCACCAAGCCTGATAGTGGCCCTCATTTATGCAGGGGTAGTGACGGTTTTATTTTTTGTAAGCGACTATTCTGCAAAGACAAAAATTGTGACAAGTATAGTGGTAAGCGGGTTCATAGCGAGCAGTATGTTCTTGATCATTCCCCGGCTGCACGATTATCAGCTTGTTCGATTATACGCATTTTTGGATCCGGCTAGCTATGCGACAACGGAAGGCTATGTTTATTTGGCAGTTAAAAATGCACTAAATGAAGCAGGATGGTTTGGGGCAGAGACGATTCGTTACATTCCAGAAGGGCATACAGACTTTGCTTTAGTACTGCTTATTCAGAAATTCGGATATATAGCAGGGATTACCATTGTTTCGGTATTATTTGCAATCGCCATTCGTATACTTTGGAAAGTGAACCGATTAACCCGTTCTTATGGCCAAATGCTTGTAATTGGATCAGTATCTTTTTATTGCATGCAGTTTGTATATTCTGTTGCCATGATACTTGGCTGGTTGCCGATTATCGGGCTATCGCTTCCATTTATAAGCTATGGTTTTACGCCGCTCCTATTAAATTCATTTGTCATCGGGATTGCACTAAGTGTATATCGTCGGAAAACATTCATCAGAAGTGGCATACAACGGAATCATTCATAA
- a CDS encoding helix-turn-helix transcriptional regulator, with translation MDDRLKNLKKAMDRTAFSSTKFTEQHKENIQRQLNADELKKVILSLLFEAKSGIEITQLLHVRGIQDVINNEGMIYSILHEQESNGFLFANWEEGVKRYELTKTGKKQLQQDGHVKLTLKERLLGVRMHAE, from the coding sequence ATGGATGATCGTTTAAAAAATTTGAAAAAAGCGATGGATCGCACTGCTTTTTCCAGCACGAAGTTTACAGAGCAGCACAAAGAAAATATTCAACGCCAATTAAACGCTGATGAATTGAAAAAGGTTATTTTATCTCTTCTTTTTGAAGCAAAGTCCGGTATTGAAATTACGCAATTACTCCATGTAAGGGGAATACAGGATGTAATCAACAATGAGGGAATGATCTATTCGATTCTTCATGAACAGGAAAGCAATGGATTTCTATTTGCTAATTGGGAGGAAGGCGTTAAGCGGTATGAGTTAACGAAAACCGGTAAAAAACAATTACAGCAAGACGGGCATGTGAAACTGACATTGAAGGAACGTCTATTGGGGGTGCGCATGCATGCAGAGTGA
- a CDS encoding sigma-70 family RNA polymerase sigma factor produces the protein MEGYLINDTANLSNEAIIDELMQHYGEDVLKLVMQYVHNNSVAEDLTQEIFVKCYKALPSFQYGSSLKTWLWRIAINHSKDYLKSWYAKNVEAKDDEVFMQVESSISVEQEVIQQQEDDNLVKAVMALPIKYREVIYLCYYEDQTMKEMAEVLQINENTVKTRLRKGKQLLKKHLEREENG, from the coding sequence GTGGAAGGTTATTTAATAAATGATACCGCTAACTTATCAAATGAAGCGATTATAGATGAACTAATGCAACATTACGGAGAAGACGTATTAAAGCTTGTCATGCAATATGTACATAACAACTCTGTTGCCGAGGACCTGACACAGGAAATTTTCGTGAAATGCTACAAGGCACTTCCTTCCTTCCAATATGGCTCGTCGTTAAAAACATGGCTTTGGCGCATTGCAATTAACCATTCAAAAGATTATCTGAAAAGCTGGTACGCAAAAAATGTTGAAGCAAAAGATGATGAAGTTTTTATGCAAGTGGAAAGCAGCATTTCCGTTGAACAGGAAGTCATCCAGCAACAGGAAGATGATAATTTGGTAAAGGCAGTCATGGCGCTGCCGATCAAATACCGTGAAGTGATTTATTTATGTTATTACGAAGATCAGACGATGAAGGAAATGGCCGAAGTACTGCAAATTAATGAGAACACAGTAAAAACAAGACTTCGAAAAGGGAAGCAGCTATTAAAAAAACATCTGGAGCGTGAAGAAAATGGATGA
- a CDS encoding thiol-disulfide oxidoreductase DCC family protein produces MKRILLFDGECNFCDASVQFIIKRDPKALFQFASLQSDVGVALLKKYDVPETTDSIVYIENGRHYTESTAALKITRNLSGLWKLFYVFIVVPKPVRDLVYRWIAKNRYKWFGKKQECMLPSPEQRKRFL; encoded by the coding sequence ATGAAGCGAATCTTACTATTTGATGGAGAGTGCAATTTTTGTGATGCGAGCGTCCAGTTTATTATAAAACGTGACCCGAAAGCATTGTTTCAGTTTGCCTCGCTTCAAAGTGATGTTGGAGTAGCTTTGTTGAAAAAGTATGATGTGCCGGAAACAACGGACAGCATTGTGTATATAGAAAATGGCCGGCATTATACGGAATCGACTGCCGCACTTAAAATTACACGAAATTTATCAGGTTTGTGGAAGTTGTTTTATGTATTTATCGTTGTACCAAAACCGGTTCGTGATCTAGTGTATCGCTGGATTGCCAAAAACCGCTACAAATGGTTCGGAAAAAAGCAGGAATGCATGTTACCGTCACCAGAACAACGAAAACGATTTTTATAA
- the pheA gene encoding prephenate dehydratase: MSEKNWEKRVAYLGPEASFTYLATKGLFPNDWHIPYKSIPECIEAVSEGKVELAVVPVENALEGSVPLTIDYLFHESELFVTAEVMSKIQQHLLVNKKFAKKSEAIEEIYSHPHALAQCHKYLYYNHGDVRQTSYSSTAAAAELVSQTEERCIAAVANLSAAEKYNLHILEHNIHDFHFNHTRFFVLSKQNIKHGLVPLHAQPKTTFMLTLPTDVSGALHQVLSVFAWRKLNLSKIESRPLKTGLGNYFFITDILADEEESMMKGAVEELIALGCKVKSLGTYYTYVTPE, from the coding sequence ATGTCAGAAAAAAATTGGGAAAAAAGAGTTGCTTACCTAGGTCCGGAAGCATCATTTACATATTTAGCAACAAAGGGTTTGTTCCCGAATGATTGGCATATTCCGTACAAGTCCATTCCGGAATGTATTGAAGCTGTATCAGAGGGGAAAGTTGAGCTGGCGGTTGTCCCTGTGGAAAATGCGCTGGAAGGCTCTGTTCCGCTGACAATTGACTATTTGTTTCACGAATCCGAGCTTTTCGTTACAGCTGAAGTCATGTCGAAAATCCAGCAGCATTTATTAGTAAATAAAAAATTCGCGAAAAAGAGCGAGGCAATCGAAGAGATCTATTCACATCCGCATGCTTTGGCACAGTGTCATAAATATTTATATTATAATCATGGTGACGTAAGGCAGACATCGTATTCTTCAACAGCTGCCGCAGCAGAACTTGTTTCCCAAACGGAAGAGCGCTGTATCGCTGCAGTTGCGAACCTTTCTGCTGCTGAGAAATATAATTTACATATACTCGAACATAATATCCATGATTTCCATTTTAATCATACGCGCTTTTTCGTTTTATCGAAGCAAAATATTAAGCATGGTTTAGTACCACTGCATGCACAGCCGAAAACAACCTTTATGCTTACATTACCGACAGATGTGTCTGGTGCACTGCATCAAGTACTTTCGGTATTTGCTTGGCGTAAACTGAACTTGAGCAAAATTGAATCGCGACCACTTAAAACGGGACTCGGGAATTATTTCTTCATAACTGATATACTAGCAGATGAAGAGGAATCGATGATGAAAGGCGCAGTGGAAGAACTGATTGCGCTAGGCTGCAAGGTGAAGTCACTCGGGACATATTATACATACGTCACACCGGAATGA
- a CDS encoding ACT domain-containing protein, translated as MKNVANQRYYLVREDVLTDAMQKTLEAKQLLQKGSVSSIWDAVKEVDLSRSAFYKYRDAVFPFHSIVQERILTVFIQLQDRKGTLAKLLETVSDAHCNVLTIHQTIPIQGRANVTLSLDVTSMSYELDELIRSLNQLEFIESAEVISSGAF; from the coding sequence ATGAAAAACGTAGCAAATCAGCGATATTATTTAGTGCGTGAAGATGTCCTGACAGATGCGATGCAAAAAACATTGGAAGCAAAACAATTATTGCAAAAAGGATCTGTTTCATCCATTTGGGATGCGGTAAAAGAAGTGGATTTATCTCGCAGCGCATTTTATAAATATCGGGATGCAGTTTTTCCTTTCCATTCGATTGTGCAAGAACGTATTTTAACGGTTTTCATTCAATTGCAAGATCGAAAAGGTACACTTGCCAAATTACTCGAAACTGTATCTGATGCCCATTGCAATGTACTGACGATTCACCAGACGATTCCGATTCAAGGTCGTGCGAATGTGACGCTTTCTTTAGATGTGACAAGCATGTCTTATGAGCTGGATGAACTTATTCGCAGCTTAAATCAACTTGAATTTATCGAATCTGCTGAAGTGATCAGTTCTGGCGCATTTTAA
- the obgE gene encoding GTPase ObgE: MFVDHVKIYVKGGDGGDGMVAFRREKYVPNGGPAGGDGARGGNVIFEVEEGLRTLMDFRYKRHFKAERGEHGMSKGMHGRRAEDLIVKVPPGTVVMNAETKTVIADLVEHGQQAIIAKAGRGGRGNCRFATPSNPAPELAEKGEPGQELEVILELKVLADVGLVGFPSVGKSTLLSVVSSAKPKIGAYHFTTIVPNLGMVETDDGRSFAMADLPGLIEGAHQGVGLGMQFLRHIERTRVIVHVIDMSGMEGREPYDDYVTINNELEQYNLRLLERPQIIVANKMDMPNAEENLEEFKKKVGEDVKIFPISAVSRQGLKPLLFEIADLLEVTPEFLLHDVIDEESDAVVMYKHEGQGVDFEISRDDDGAYVLSGYTIERLFKMTDFSREDGIRRFARQLRAMGVDEELRKRGAQNGDTVRLMEFEFDFVD, from the coding sequence ATGTTTGTCGATCACGTAAAGATTTATGTTAAAGGTGGAGACGGCGGGGATGGAATGGTTGCCTTCCGTCGTGAAAAGTACGTACCAAACGGTGGTCCAGCTGGTGGAGACGGAGCGCGAGGCGGTAACGTTATTTTTGAAGTAGAAGAAGGTTTACGTACGTTAATGGATTTCCGTTACAAACGTCACTTCAAAGCTGAACGCGGAGAGCATGGAATGAGTAAAGGGATGCACGGTCGTCGTGCAGAAGATTTAATCGTTAAAGTGCCACCGGGAACAGTTGTAATGAATGCTGAAACAAAAACAGTCATTGCCGATTTAGTTGAACATGGCCAACAAGCGATTATTGCTAAAGCAGGCCGTGGCGGACGCGGTAACTGCCGTTTTGCGACACCTTCTAACCCTGCACCGGAATTAGCCGAAAAAGGCGAGCCAGGTCAGGAACTGGAAGTAATTTTAGAGTTGAAAGTATTAGCGGATGTTGGATTAGTTGGTTTCCCTTCAGTAGGTAAATCAACATTACTATCTGTTGTTTCGTCTGCAAAACCTAAAATCGGCGCTTATCACTTTACTACGATAGTACCGAACTTAGGTATGGTGGAAACAGATGATGGCCGTTCATTCGCAATGGCAGATTTACCTGGTCTAATCGAAGGCGCACACCAAGGTGTCGGATTAGGGATGCAGTTCCTGCGTCACATTGAGCGTACACGTGTAATCGTACACGTAATCGATATGTCCGGTATGGAAGGCCGCGAACCTTATGATGATTATGTAACAATCAACAACGAGCTTGAACAATATAATTTACGATTACTTGAGCGTCCTCAAATTATCGTAGCAAACAAAATGGATATGCCGAATGCGGAAGAAAACTTGGAAGAGTTTAAAAAGAAAGTAGGCGAAGACGTAAAAATCTTCCCGATTTCAGCCGTTTCCCGTCAAGGTTTAAAGCCATTGCTATTTGAAATTGCGGATCTTTTAGAAGTAACGCCGGAGTTCTTATTGCATGATGTAATCGACGAAGAGTCAGATGCAGTAGTAATGTACAAGCATGAAGGCCAAGGTGTCGACTTCGAGATTTCACGCGATGATGATGGAGCATATGTACTTTCAGGATACACAATCGAACGCCTATTCAAAATGACAGACTTCAGCCGTGAAGACGGTATTCGACGCTTTGCTCGCCAGTTACGTGCGATGGGTGTCGATGAAGAGTTACGTAAACGCGGTGCTCAAAATGGCGATACTGTACGTTTAATGGAATTCGAATTTGACTTTGTCGACTAA
- a CDS encoding Spo0B domain-containing protein, producing the protein MTVSKLTVSEALRFANHDYLNQLHLIQMNLDLGRVDEAKKVIFDQSEHCKILSNINRLQLTKTVEWLHTLCWRYPALQLNMTSDVSTPIHSKYDEAIVQYLENTIIHVYDKLDPYEEHQLLLNIETYEDKWNISFHLKGKWEQSPFSIEQNIFNVETYEQTNTSWKYVLHV; encoded by the coding sequence ATGACCGTTTCAAAATTAACTGTAAGTGAAGCATTGCGCTTTGCGAATCATGATTATTTGAATCAGCTTCATTTAATTCAGATGAACTTAGATTTAGGACGAGTGGACGAGGCAAAAAAGGTGATTTTTGACCAGTCTGAACATTGTAAAATACTTTCGAACATCAATCGACTTCAATTAACGAAAACAGTTGAATGGCTTCATACCCTATGTTGGCGTTATCCGGCTTTACAGCTAAACATGACAAGTGATGTAAGTACACCAATACACAGCAAGTACGATGAAGCGATTGTTCAATACTTGGAAAACACAATTATTCATGTTTACGACAAGCTTGATCCATATGAAGAGCATCAATTACTGTTAAACATCGAAACATATGAAGATAAATGGAATATTTCATTTCATTTAAAGGGAAAATGGGAACAGTCGCCATTTTCAATAGAACAGAATATTTTTAATGTGGAAACATATGAACAAACGAATACAAGTTGGAAATATGTTCTTCACGTATGA
- the rpmA gene encoding 50S ribosomal protein L27, whose protein sequence is MLLLTLDLQFFASKKGVGSTKNGRDSESKRLGAKRADGQFVTGGSILYRQRGTKIYPGTNVGRGGDDTLFAKVDGVVKFERYGRDKKKVSVYPTAQEA, encoded by the coding sequence ATGTTATTATTAACTTTAGATCTTCAATTCTTCGCATCTAAAAAAGGTGTAGGTTCTACTAAAAACGGACGTGACTCTGAGTCTAAACGCCTTGGTGCTAAACGCGCTGATGGTCAATTCGTAACTGGTGGTTCAATTCTTTACCGTCAACGCGGTACAAAAATTTACCCAGGTACAAACGTAGGCCGCGGTGGTGACGATACATTATTCGCAAAAGTTGACGGCGTTGTTAAATTTGAACGCTATGGTCGCGACAAGAAAAAAGTATCTGTATACCCTACAGCTCAAGAAGCATAA